In Hermetia illucens chromosome 5, iHerIll2.2.curated.20191125, whole genome shotgun sequence, a single window of DNA contains:
- the LOC119658302 gene encoding integrator complex subunit 7 codes for MMSSYVGARMNVFNESFLNETDQDANSVLTELDKGLRSTKIGEQCEAIVRFPRMFEKYPFPILINSSFLKLAEFFRNGSNLLRLWVLKVCQQSDKHLDKILNIDEFVKRIFMVIHSNDPVARALTLRTLGAVSRVIPEKQQVHHSIRRALDSNDTVEVEAAIYASVQFAAQSKTFAISMCSKIGSMIESLKTPISMKLQLIPVLRHMYHDANTAALVKTLCLNLLPKYPAESFVIAILDSLTKLSCKTLIDIPDQVNLLLTYLQDPRKKVRYQVLRSLRSLAQEGAHLWPNGALKTLISKAQNCNDVGNEQSLVLTVVLTLTECPVTCHALLNEEQNLILELCSSCLVLEHHTAASQAVGILTGLISYCHTENIPPPTIFMELINLHLESLIYSSMGNEKKHKELTLYMKCGVKLSENNLQFAQDFVQLIEGIVTDNCVYSKKNSVLLCETLAALSSQFQVKRFSIHDPKHEPSTSMDVDPHRMLGKKMNPVSECLPQILKKMDTIIDGELQPHSVQIVEILSAVVLQSIIGSFMPKGILDVFDRISTTINCWSQYRIARSASRYGQHFLAARFYTKLATNVSLDKFHFFLIALSQMSKAECILNYGAEYEVMLHNYVICDPKYYNPSIKLLSLTERLDKAIALYAKALASIKASSSPSSSLTFQSEFIKLRCQFLQALYSVVIAKNTQAIVPPPAIALTLAQSSRDVLQKYGHITNQLRKAVKTIKGCEDAYSKLYKSAFDADPTTLEFLEITQHQCAIFGHIVESVCFVSPSEPPCLPTEGNHPETKYLVNTCNKIERLAKTLPQESPNDKSITMKHTKVIIEEIELITMSPMCFPRFFFQVLQNTIIKLSISPQPRVAGEPIIVQPGSNLVVKVEGVIQHYGKSPCLFRSVESVQLTLTSQLVSQRNPNDLLKQPNDTITLTQTVKPQRDFLSGNFLLSLNNVQTGPMGNPISMGGQWQVTLDTYIIDENGTVWCTGNKNSLTVRVPDDPSKQAAVAATQPRRF; via the exons ATGATGTCCTCATATGTTGGTGCGAGGATGAACGTTTTTAATGAAAGTTTTCTAAatgaaaccgatcaagacgcaAATTCGGTTTTAACGGAGTTGGATAAAG GTCTACGGTCGACGAAAATCGGTGAACAATGCGAAGCGATTGTTCGTTTCCCAAGAATGTTTGAGAAGTATCCATTCCCAATATTGATTAACTCTTCCTTTTTGAAATTGGCAGAGTTTTTTCGAAATGG GTCAAATTTACTTCGCTTGTGGGTACTCAAAGTTTGTCAACAAAGCGATAAGCACTTGGACAAGATACTGAACATCGACGAGTTTGTGAAGAGAATATTTATGGTAATCCATTCAAATGATCCTGTTGCAAGAGCCTTGACGTTACG AACTCTTGGAGCAGTGAGTCGAGTAATTcctgagaagcaacaagtccACCATTCAATTCGCAGAGCTTTAGACAGCAATGACACGGTTGAAGTTGAGGCAGCTATTTATGCTAGTGTGCAATTTGCTGCTCAATCAAA AACTTTTGCCATCTCTATGTGTTCAAAAATTGGTTCTATGATCGAGTCATTGAAAACTCCAATTAGCATGAAACTCCAGTTGATCCCCGTTCTCCGACACATGTACCACGACGCCAATACTGCGGCTTTAGTGAAGACGTTGTGCTTGAACCTGCTTCCAAAATATCCAGCAGAAAGTTTCGTCATTGCAATCTTAGATTCCCTAACGAAGCTATCTTGCAAAACATTGATTGACATCCCGGATCAAGTAAATTTGCTCCTAACTTACCTACAAGATCCAAGGAAAAAAGTTCGATATCAAGTATTGCGTTCGTTGAGAAGTTTGGCTCAGGAAGGAGCTCATCTTTGGCCTAATGGGGCTTTAAAAACATTGATATCTAAGGCACAAAACTGCAA TGATGTAGGAAATGAGCAAAGTTTAGTGTTAACTGTTGTGTTGACTTTAACGGAATGTCCAGTTACATGCCACGCATTACTGAATGAAGAGCAAAATTTAATATTGGAGTTATGTTCGTCCTGCTTAGTACTGGAGCATCACACGGCAGCGAGCCAAGCCGTGGGGATTCTCACGGGGCTAATATCATATTG TCATACTGAGAATATACCCCCTCCCACAATTTTTATGGAACTAATAAATTTGCATTTGGAAAGTCTTATATACTCTTCAATGGGTAATGAAAAGAAGCATAAAGAACTGACGCTGTACATGAAATGTGGGGTAAAGCTATCGGAAAACAATTTACAGTTTGCACAGGATTTTGTTCAACTCATTGAAGGAATTGTCACGGATAATTGCG TTTATTCGAAgaaaaattcggttttattaTGCGAAACATTAGCAGCCCTCTCTTCGCAATTTCAAGTGAAACGCTTCTCTATACATGATCCCAAACACGAACCATCAACATCAATGGATGTTGACCCCCATAGAATGCTCGGgaagaaaatgaatcctgtgaGTGAATGCTTGCCCcagattttaaagaaaatggaTACAATCATCGATGGCGAATTGCAACCGCATTCGGTtcaaattgttgaaattttatCAGCTGTTGTTTTACAATCCATAATTGGTTCGTTCATGCCTAAGGGAATTCTAGATGTATTCGATCGCATTTCTACCACAATAAATTGCTGGTCACAATATCGAATTGCAAGATCCGCTTCCAGATACGGACAACACTTCTTGGCAGCCCGATTTTATACTAAGCTGGCAACGAATGTTTCCCTTGATAAGTTTCATTTCTTTCTAATCGCTTTGTCGCAAATGTCGAAAGCGGAATGTATATTGAACTACGGAGCCGAGTATGAAGTCATGCTTCACAATTATGTTATATGCGACCCGAAATATTACAACCCATCGATAAAGTTGCTGTCACTAACTGAGCGTCTGGATAAGGCGATAGCTTTGTATGCAAAGGCCTTGGCCAGCATTAAAGCCAGCTCTTCCCCGTCAAGCTCACTTACATTTCAATCAGAATTCATTAAACTTCGTTGCCAATTTCTGCAAGCACTCTACAGTGTTGTAATAGCGAAAAATACACAAGCGATCGTACCACCACCAGCAATTGCATTAACTTTAGCCCAAAGTTCCCGCGACGTATTGCAAAAGTACGGACACATTACAAATCAACTAAGGAAGGCGGTCAAAACTATTAAGGGATGCGAAGACGCTTATTCAAAATTGTATAAGTCCGCTTTTGATGCTGACCCAACTACGCTTGAGTTTTTGGAAAT CACACAGCACCAATGTGCTATATTTGGACATATTGTAGAGAGCGTTTGCTTTGTCTCTCCTTCAGAACCACCATGTCTGCCGACAGAAGGAAATCATCCTGAGACAAA GTATCTTGTGAATACATGCAATAAAATTGAACGGCTGGCAAAAACTTTACCGCAGGAATCCCCAAATGACAAGTCCATAACAATGAAG caTACAAAGGTCATAATCGAGGAAATCGAATTGATTACAATGTCCCCAATGTGTTTCCCTCGCTTCTTCTTCCAAGTGCTACAGAATACAATAATAAAACTGTCAATAAGTCCACAACCGCGCGTCGCTGGAGAACCCATCATTGTGCAGCCTGGCAGCAACTTAGTAGTGAAAGTAGAAGGGGTCATTCAACACTATGGAAAGTCGCCATGTCTATTTCGGTCTGTCGAATCGGTTCAATTGACTTTAACATCTCAATTGGTCTCGCAACGGAACCCTAACGATTTGTTGAAG CAACCAAATGATACCATAACACTAACGCAAACTGTGAAACCACAACGAGATTTTCTTTCCGGGAACTTCTTGCTATCGCTAAACAATGTTCAAACTGGACCGATGGGTAATCCAATATCCATGGGAGGTCAGTGGCAAGTTACCCTCGACACATATATTATTGACGAAAATGGAACGGTTTGGTGCACAGGAAATAAGAA TTCTTTAACTGTTCGCGTGCCCGATGATCCTTCGAAGCAAGCTGCTGTGGCCGCAACGCAACCTAGACGGTTTTAA